The Phaenicophaeus curvirostris isolate KB17595 unplaced genomic scaffold, BPBGC_Pcur_1.0 scaffold_93, whole genome shotgun sequence genome has a segment encoding these proteins:
- the DHX34 gene encoding probable ATP-dependent RNA helicase DHX34 yields MPSEKEPRSRRQRRDPSPSRWDWGCPASRSRLEALFFGARDSTSPESDELQDFWAFFERFQRFQSRKIPREPSQNRSAPSIPTNRLDLPSEYDSRYRINLAVPSVEPRSRGDDPIPGERLSEFRSVFLHYLDFAQKRSFAKLAKLQRDRAALPIARYRERLLRLVARHRVVVVAGDTGCGKSTQVPQFLLAAGYGPVACSQPRRLACVALAKRVAFESLDRHGNQVGYQIRFESTRSAATKIVFLTEGLLLRQVQREPTLPGYRVVIADEVHERHLHSDFLLGVLRRLLAARPDLKLVLMSATINISLFSSYFGDAPVVQVPGRIFPITVIYQPIPKEEASVVGKSGKPERLDPLPYLRVLQAIDHKYPPEERGDLLVFLSGVAEIGAVLEAAQAYATQSQRWIVLPLHSTLSVAEQDKVFDLPPPGVRKCILSTNIAETSVTIDGVRFVLDSGKVKEMSYDPQGKLQRLQEFWISRASAEQRKGRAGRTGPGVCYRLYAESDYDAFSPYPVPEIQRVALHSLVLQLKSMGLGDPRTFPFLEPPPSSSLETALRYLRDQGALDEAEELTPIGNLLAQLPVDVVVGKMLVLGALFGLAEPTLTVAAALSVQSPFLRASHPNPDRATARRPLESPHGDPLTLLNVFNEWLQVKSERSGDSRKWCRRRGLEEHRLYEATNLRRQFQELLRDHRLLEEASNRPGDSYSRQSRHRERRELHRLWRCHAETAGRKRKVLRLRDGAGESSGEEDEAGGDLEKGERRIDIQDVKFKLRHNVEELQAASSSSLSSSHLVLLKLVLCRGLYPQLAVPDQLNASRKDSDQIFHTKNKQGVVLHPTSIFATSPELLHAKEGPERARSKDSMEGLSCHHQLLAFVSLLETNKPYLVNCVRIPALQALLLFSRSLDTSADCTRLVADGWLELTVPDPDSALRLLSEALQLRSAWEKLLHQLLEGRGDESGRRPSSRDVSALTRGLLEFLRAEVPYRLRQLSGLEKQNLYVGPQTVAAAPQLPGLFQGVEMKPDEVKGGHRVTEFLTYNCLAMDVDLYSDCLRSFWTCPYCHLHMPFTPLERVCHESACRPSEEPAEEASESSSKTSALHRSYHCDVCQQDFTFTPTEILRHKRQHQ; encoded by the exons ATGCCCTCGGAGAAGGAGCCTCGATCCCGGCGTCAGCGCCGAGACCCTTCGCCTTCCCGGTGGGACTGGGGCTGCCCGGCGTCGAGGAGCCGCCTGGAAGCTTTATTTTTCGGAGCCCGAGATTCAACGAGCCCCGAATCCGACGAGCTCCAGGACTTCTGGGCTTTCTTCGAGCGCTTCCAACGCTTCCAGAGCCGCAAAATCCCCCGGGAACCATCCCAGAACCGCTcggctccctccatccccaccaaCCGCCTCGACCTCCCGTCGGAATACGACTCCCGCTACCGGATCAACCTCGCGGTGCCGAGCGTTGAGCCGCGAAGCCGAGGCGACGACCCCATCCCCGGAGAGCGCCTCTCCGAGTTCCGAAGCGTTTTCCTTCACTACTTGGATTTCGCGCAGAAGCGAAGCTTCGCCAAGCTGGCCAAGCTCCAACGGGACCGCGCGGCGCTTCCCATCGCCCGGTACCGGGAGCGCCTCCTGCGCCTCGTGGCCCGGCAccgggtggtggtggtggccgGCGACACGGGCTGCGGCAAGTCCACCCAGGTGCCCCAGTTCCTCCTGGCGGCCGGTTACGGCCCCGTGGCCTGTAGCCAACCCCGGCGCCTCGCCTGCGTCGCCTTGGCCAAGCGCGTCGCCTTCGAGAGCCTCGACCGCCACGGGAACCAG GTCGGCTACCAAATCCGCTTTGAGAGCACGCGCTCTGCGGCCACCAAGATCGTCTTCCTCACCGAGGGTCTTCTCCTCCGGCAAGTCCAGCGGGAGCCGACGCTTCCCGGTTACCGCGTCGTCATCGCCGACGAGGTTCACGAGCGCCACCTCCACAGCGATTTCCTCCTGGGCGTCTTGCGGCGCCTCCTTGCCGCTCGCCCGGACCTCAAGTTGGTGTTGATGTCGGCGACCATCAACATCAGCCTCTTTTCCAGCTACTTCGGAGACGCTCCGGTTGTCCAGGTGCCGGGAAGGATCTTCCCCATCACG GTCATCTACCAACCCATCCCTAAGGAAGAAGCGTCCGTGGTGGGGAAATCAGGGAAACCGGAGCGCCTGGATCCCCTCCCGTACCTCCGGGTGCTCCAAGCCATCGACCACAAGTATCCCCCGGAGGAACGGGGGGATCTCCTGGTCTTCCTGAGCGGGGTGGCCGAGATCGGAGCGGTGCTGGAGGCGGCGCAGGCTTACGCCACCCAGAGCCAGCGCTGGATTGTCCTCCCCTTGCACAGCACCCTCTCCGTGGCCGAGCAGGACAAG GTGTTTGACCTGCCGCCTCCTGGTGTCCGCAAGTGCATCCTTTCCACCAACATCGCGGAGACCTCAGTGACCATCGACGGCGTCCGCTTCGTCCTGGATTCAG GAAAGGTGAAGGAGATGAGTTATGACCCTCAAGGCAAGCTCCAGCGCCTTCAGGAGTTCTGGATCAGCCGGGCGAGCGCCGAGCAGCGCAAGGGTCGTGCCGGCCGGACGGGCCCTGGCGTCTGCTACCGCCTCTACGCCGAATCCGACTACGATGCCTTTTCCCCTTACCCTGTGCCGGAGATCCAGCGGGTGGCTCTCCATTCCCTGGTGCTCCAG TTGAAGAGCATGGGGCTGGGAGACCCTCGGACGTTCCCGTTCCTGGAGCCACCTCCCTCGTCCAGCTTGGAGACGGCCCTGCGCTACCTGCGGGACCAAGGAGCTTTGGATGAAGCTGAGGAGCTGACGCCCATCGGGAACCTGCTGGCCCAGCTGCCGGTGGACGTGGTGGTCG GGAAGATGCTGGTGTTGGGCGCTCTCTTCGGGCTGGCCGAGCCCACCTTGACCGTAGCGGCCGCCTTGAGCGTCCAGTCCCCGTTCCTACGAGCTTCTCATCCCAATCCCGACCGCGCCACGGCCCGACGCCCCCTGGAGAGCCCCCATGGGGACCCTCTAACGCTGCTCAACGTCTTCAACGAGTGGCTCCAG GTGAAATCGGAACGGAGCGGCGACTCTCGGAAGTGGTGCCGGCGGCGAGGCTTGGAAGAACATCGTCTTTACGAGGCCACCAACCTGCGCCGCCAATTCCAG GAGCTCCTCCGGGACCACCGTCTGCTGGAGGAAGCTTCCAACCGACCTGGCGACAGCTACAGCCGGCAGAGTCGGCACCGGGAGCGCCGGGAGCTGCACCGCTTGTGGCGTTGCCACGCGGAGACGGCAGGACGGAAGCGCAAGGTGCTGCGGCTGCGGGACGGAGCGGGCGAGTCCTCCGGCGAGGAGGACGAGGCGGGTGGCGACCTCGAGAAGGGCGAGCGCAGGATTGACATCCAG GACGTCAAGTTCAAGCTCCGGCACAACGTGGAGGAGCTCCAGGCCGCGTCcagctcttccctctcctcctcgcACCTCGTGCTCCTCAAGCTGGTCCTCTGCAGGGGTCTTTACCCCCAGTTGGCCGTGCCGGACCAGCTCAACGCCAGCCGCAAGGATTCCGATCAG ATTTTCCACACCAAAAACAAGCAAGGAGTCGtcctccatcccacctccatcTTCGCTACCAGCCCGGAGCTGCTCCACGCCAAGGAAGGACCGGAACGGGCTAGATCCAAAG ATTCCATGGAAGGGCTGAGCTGTCACCACCAGCTCCTCGCTTTTGTCTCCCTCTTGGAGACCAACAAACCCTACCTGGTGAACTGCGTCCGGATTCCAGCCCTGCAG gctctcctcctcttctcccggTCGCTGGACACCAGCGCGGACTGCACCCGCCTGGTGGCCGATGGTTGGCTGGAACTCACCGTTCCCGATCCGGATTCCGCCCTGCGTCTGCTCTCCGAGGCTCTGCAGCTTCGCTCCGCTTGGGAGAAGCTCCTCCACCAGCTGCTGGAAGGCCGAGGAGATGAATCCGGACGCCGGCCGAGCTCCCGGGATGTATCCGCGCTCACCCGGGGGCTGCTGGAATTCCTCCGTGCAGAG GTCCCCTACCGCCTGCGCCAGCTTTCCGGGTTGGAAAAACAGAACCTCTACGTTGGACCTCAAACCgtggctgctgctcctcagctccCAGGGCTCTTCCAAGGGGTGGAGATGAAGCCGGATGAGGTGAAAGGTGGCCACCGGGTGACCGAGTTCCTCACCTACAACTGCCTGGCT ATGGACGTGGACCTCTACAGCGATTGCCTACGGAGCTTCTGGACGTGTCCCTACTGCCATCTCCACATGCCCTTCACCCCTCTGGAGCGCGTGTGCCACGAGAGCGCTTGCCGGCCTTCCGAAG AACCCGCGGAAGAAGCATCCGAAAGCTCCTCCAAGACCTCCGCCCTCCACCGCTCCTACCACTGCGACGTCTGCCAGCAGGACTTCACCTTCACCCCTACGGAAATCCTCCGGCACAAGAGGCAGCACCAGTGA